A window of the Gasterosteus aculeatus chromosome 21, fGasAcu3.hap1.1, whole genome shotgun sequence genome harbors these coding sequences:
- the chchd7 gene encoding coiled-coil-helix-coiled-coil-helix domain-containing protein 7 gives MSNPELQVRMDKTVRKVRNQDSNPCIEESDASQKCLSAYNYDSSMCSAYFHRYKNCRKYWHSVMLQRRRDGVRPDMPTAADRQEMLAAMGGKPY, from the exons ATGTCCAACCCCGAGCTGCAG GTCCGGATGGATAAAACTGTACGTAAAGTTCGGAACCAGGACAGCAACCCGTGCATTGAG GAAAGTGACGCCTCCCAGAAGTGTTTGAGTGCCTACAACTACGACTCCAGCATGTGCTCCGCTTACTTCCACAGATACAAGAACTGTCGGAAATACTGG CACAGCGTGATGCtccagaggagaagagacggcGTGAGGCCTGACATGCCcactgctgcagacagacaagagATGCTCGCCGCCATGGGAGGCAAACCATACTGA